The proteins below are encoded in one region of Aquisphaera giovannonii:
- a CDS encoding tetratricopeptide repeat protein: MTRESTTSRTPPHGPRRARGRGRRVLALFGLLCVAAAIAAGLLPGRRSRPAASGGAAHLDLLRAALDQFHARDYDGAIATLDRRGGLVKPDALDRMLRARIARERGRPEEAIAELGRIPDSSAVGAKARLFEGQIEMGLHRARLAERAFLRSLELEPRQVQPYRELISIYTMQQRRKDCDALFRDLVGFAELDHILSYAWSQNECGLLDPNEAVGILRECVAADPEDRWSRLALATTYLWTHAHDELKDTLAPLPADDPDARAIRVESAMDRGEVEEAERLAGGPPSGSPRLELARAKLSLGRADPRASADAFRRVLEAEPSNREATRCLGLLLHRLGDPEGEAYLKAAALRDELRRTIHEAIHGDVTDPRLYVRLGTLCESLGLAGQARAWYRLVLGKEPANAEARRAVERLAGEP, from the coding sequence ATGACCCGCGAATCGACGACATCCCGGACGCCGCCGCACGGGCCGAGGCGGGCGAGGGGCCGAGGCCGCCGGGTGCTCGCCCTCTTCGGCCTACTCTGCGTCGCGGCGGCGATCGCGGCTGGCCTCCTCCCGGGCCGACGCTCGCGACCGGCCGCGTCGGGAGGCGCGGCGCACCTGGACCTCCTGCGGGCCGCCCTCGATCAATTCCATGCGAGGGATTATGACGGGGCCATCGCGACCCTCGATCGCCGAGGCGGGCTGGTGAAGCCCGACGCCCTGGATCGGATGCTCCGCGCCCGGATCGCCCGCGAGCGGGGCAGGCCGGAGGAGGCGATCGCGGAACTCGGCCGGATACCCGACTCGTCCGCGGTCGGCGCGAAGGCCAGGCTGTTCGAAGGCCAGATCGAGATGGGACTGCATCGGGCACGCCTCGCGGAGCGGGCCTTCCTGAGATCGCTGGAGCTGGAGCCGAGGCAGGTCCAGCCGTATCGGGAACTCATCTCGATTTACACGATGCAGCAGCGGAGGAAGGACTGCGACGCGCTGTTCCGCGACCTGGTCGGGTTCGCGGAGCTCGACCACATCCTGTCTTACGCCTGGAGCCAGAATGAATGCGGCCTGCTCGATCCGAACGAGGCCGTCGGCATCCTCCGCGAGTGCGTCGCCGCCGACCCTGAGGATCGATGGAGTCGGCTTGCGCTGGCGACGACGTACCTCTGGACCCACGCCCATGACGAGCTGAAGGACACGCTCGCCCCCTTGCCGGCCGACGATCCGGACGCCCGAGCGATCCGCGTGGAGTCCGCGATGGATCGGGGGGAAGTCGAGGAGGCGGAGAGGCTGGCGGGCGGTCCCCCGTCGGGCAGCCCACGCCTGGAACTCGCGAGGGCGAAACTCTCCCTAGGGCGGGCCGACCCTCGCGCCTCGGCGGACGCCTTCCGGCGGGTCCTCGAGGCGGAACCGTCCAACCGCGAGGCGACCCGATGCCTGGGACTGCTGCTCCATCGCCTCGGAGATCCCGAGGGGGAGGCGTATCTCAAGGCCGCGGCCCTGCGGGACGAGCTGAGGCGGACGATCCACGAGGCGATTCACGGAGACGTCACCGATCCGCGGCTCTACGTCAGGCTCGGGACGCTCTGCGAGTCGCTCGGCCTGGCGGGCCAGGCCCGGGCCTGGTACCGGCTCGTCCTCGGCAAGGAACCCGCGAATGCCGAGGCACGCCGGGCCGTCGAGCGCCTCGCCGGCGAGCCCTGA
- a CDS encoding tetratricopeptide repeat protein, producing MEGRRVRRWQLIPVAIALAIGLCGWRAVDVRRYRSGLAEAQADLDGGRFALAANKLTALVTWKPGSDEAWYLLGTCEAARGRDEAAEAAWSHIAPGSPFAPRAIQGRLQIEAGAGRLARAEDLVLRALADPRIDGASLPILLSPIYCQEGRLEETLGLLEARWKALDAKGEGASEAAVNLVRAHAGLRLNPVPRQAIRDAMDQAAALAPGDDRIWLGRANLAIDERALDEARRRLEDCLRRRPDDVPVWRSWLRWAMASGRSDEVDRALGRLPAAGVPPAELRRIVAWRVGRLADPTRERRAIDRLLEVDPADTAAMERLAALTATMGDAAVAAEIRDRRAEVERRQRRYRSLEARGQPLRDAAEMARLAVELGEWFEARGFLTLAEAVGDGRNETLAVAASLRSAPRPMRAAGSLAAAVAAEEAAGHGVR from the coding sequence ATGGAAGGACGGCGAGTCCGTCGCTGGCAACTCATCCCGGTCGCGATCGCGCTCGCGATCGGCCTGTGCGGCTGGCGGGCCGTCGACGTCCGGCGATATCGGTCCGGCCTGGCGGAGGCGCAGGCAGACCTGGACGGGGGGAGATTCGCGCTGGCCGCGAACAAGCTCACGGCGCTCGTCACCTGGAAGCCAGGGTCGGACGAGGCGTGGTATCTGCTCGGGACCTGCGAGGCGGCCCGCGGCCGGGATGAGGCGGCGGAGGCGGCCTGGTCGCACATCGCGCCCGGCTCGCCGTTCGCACCTCGGGCGATCCAGGGCCGCTTGCAGATCGAGGCGGGCGCCGGCCGGCTGGCCCGCGCCGAGGACCTGGTCCTCCGGGCGCTCGCCGATCCGCGGATCGACGGGGCGAGCCTCCCCATCCTGTTGAGCCCGATCTACTGCCAGGAGGGCCGGCTGGAAGAAACGCTCGGGCTCCTCGAAGCACGCTGGAAGGCCCTCGACGCCAAGGGGGAGGGTGCCTCGGAAGCCGCGGTCAACCTGGTCCGCGCCCACGCGGGCCTGCGACTGAACCCGGTCCCGCGCCAGGCCATACGCGACGCGATGGACCAGGCGGCCGCCCTCGCCCCCGGGGACGATCGCATCTGGCTCGGCAGGGCCAACCTGGCGATCGACGAACGGGCCCTCGACGAGGCCCGGCGTCGGCTGGAGGACTGCCTGCGACGCCGGCCCGACGACGTCCCCGTCTGGCGTTCCTGGCTGCGATGGGCCATGGCTTCTGGCCGGTCGGACGAGGTGGACAGGGCCCTGGGGCGACTGCCGGCCGCGGGAGTCCCGCCCGCCGAGCTGCGCCGGATCGTGGCATGGCGCGTCGGACGGCTTGCCGACCCCACGCGGGAGCGGAGGGCGATCGATCGCCTGCTCGAGGTCGATCCCGCCGACACGGCCGCGATGGAACGATTGGCGGCATTGACCGCGACGATGGGTGACGCCGCCGTCGCGGCGGAGATCCGGGATCGAAGGGCCGAGGTTGAGCGCCGTCAACGACGCTATCGGTCCCTGGAAGCCAGGGGGCAGCCGCTGCGAGACGCCGCCGAGATGGCGCGGCTGGCGGTCGAACTCGGCGAGTGGTTCGAGGCCCGCGGCTTCCTCACGCTCGCCGAGGCCGTCGGAGACGGGCGGAACGAGACTTTGGCCGTCGCGGCATCCCTCCGCTCCGCCCCGCGGCCGATGAGGGCCGCCGGCTCGCTGGCCGCGGCCGTCGCGGCCGAGGAGGCGGCGGGCCACGGCGTCCGCTAG
- a CDS encoding sulfatase yields the protein MIESCTPVAEPDAVAKTPPTRPDAPVAPGPLGLVALAAWCGLLAGSLEALAFAVRKRFFDVNQFLWTTRHYGWLLPVANLVVFLGLGLMLAAAVLLLGGRIRWWAARILGTATLLPAFWAASPRIYGVAGVLLAAGCAARLVPMAERREARFRRVVGMTFPVLILIPVAVGTTIWQRDARGGLQASASPSPPPGTPNVLLIVLDTVAAEHLSVYGYPRRTSPTLEELAARGIRFDRAVATASWTLPSHASLFTGRWPHELSAGWNTPLDGTHPTLAEALGRRGFATAGFVGNRWYCSRDSGLARGFAVYHDDSFPRLTALGRSELVGRPMQGLQAASRLLEDWLGVSALSPAVDALARLLIVNRRQAADIHRELVAWLESRPQPDRPFFAFLNLYDAHYPYEIPEPGIHRFRSRARAERDANLLRDWISLVKRAPTAEQVELGRDFYDDCVADLDERLGRLLDDLARRSVLDRTWLIVTADHGESFGEQPGVFWHGTSLYQAQVHVPLIIVPPGGLSEPLTVPAAVSLRDLPATILDVLGRAPGGDTLPGESLARLWGPEGTRRGDPTPAVSRALSEVVPLDAFGADPSEWVHAPRWPIVGLTEAGWSYIRREKEGTEALHDLAKDPRQRDDLAADPSLRPRLEEMHRDADRLTEGPLSPSRFRP from the coding sequence ATGATCGAGAGTTGCACCCCCGTCGCCGAACCGGACGCCGTGGCGAAGACCCCGCCCACGAGGCCCGACGCCCCCGTTGCGCCGGGCCCGCTCGGACTCGTCGCGCTCGCCGCCTGGTGCGGGCTGCTGGCCGGCTCTCTCGAGGCGCTGGCCTTCGCCGTGCGGAAGCGGTTCTTCGACGTCAACCAGTTCCTCTGGACGACGCGCCATTACGGCTGGCTCCTCCCGGTCGCGAACCTGGTCGTCTTCCTGGGCCTGGGGCTGATGCTGGCGGCGGCCGTGCTCCTCCTCGGGGGGCGTATCCGGTGGTGGGCGGCCCGCATCCTGGGCACGGCGACCCTGCTGCCGGCCTTCTGGGCGGCGTCGCCGCGCATCTACGGGGTCGCCGGCGTCCTCCTGGCGGCCGGCTGCGCCGCGAGGCTCGTGCCGATGGCGGAACGTCGGGAGGCCCGTTTCCGCCGCGTCGTCGGGATGACCTTTCCGGTCCTGATCCTGATCCCCGTCGCGGTCGGCACGACCATCTGGCAACGGGACGCCCGCGGCGGGTTGCAGGCGTCCGCGAGCCCCTCCCCGCCGCCGGGGACGCCCAACGTCCTGTTGATCGTCCTGGATACCGTGGCGGCGGAGCACCTCAGCGTCTACGGCTATCCGCGACGCACGAGCCCGACGCTCGAGGAGCTGGCGGCCCGCGGGATCCGGTTCGATCGCGCCGTGGCCACGGCCTCGTGGACGCTGCCTTCGCATGCGAGCCTGTTCACGGGGAGATGGCCGCATGAGCTGTCGGCCGGGTGGAACACGCCGCTGGACGGGACGCATCCGACCCTCGCGGAGGCCCTCGGCCGCCGCGGATTCGCCACCGCGGGATTCGTCGGCAATCGCTGGTACTGTTCCAGGGACTCGGGGCTGGCCCGAGGCTTCGCGGTGTACCACGACGACTCGTTCCCGAGGCTCACCGCGCTCGGCCGGTCGGAGCTGGTCGGTCGTCCCATGCAGGGCCTGCAGGCGGCGAGCCGGCTCCTGGAGGACTGGCTGGGGGTGAGTGCGCTCTCCCCCGCCGTCGACGCCCTTGCGCGGCTCCTGATCGTCAACCGCAGGCAGGCCGCGGACATCCACCGCGAGCTCGTCGCCTGGCTCGAGTCCCGACCCCAGCCGGACCGGCCCTTCTTCGCCTTCCTGAACCTCTACGACGCCCACTATCCCTACGAGATCCCCGAGCCGGGCATCCATCGATTCCGGTCTCGCGCCCGGGCGGAGAGGGACGCGAACCTTCTGAGGGACTGGATCTCGCTGGTGAAGAGGGCGCCCACGGCGGAGCAGGTCGAGCTCGGCCGCGACTTCTACGACGACTGCGTCGCCGACCTGGATGAGCGGCTCGGCCGGCTGCTCGACGACCTCGCCCGGCGATCGGTCCTCGACCGCACGTGGCTGATCGTCACGGCCGACCACGGCGAGAGCTTCGGCGAGCAGCCGGGGGTCTTCTGGCACGGGACGAGCCTCTACCAGGCCCAGGTCCACGTCCCACTCATCATCGTGCCCCCGGGCGGCCTCTCGGAGCCGCTGACGGTCCCCGCGGCGGTCAGCCTTCGCGACCTGCCGGCGACCATCCTGGACGTCCTGGGGCGGGCCCCGGGAGGCGATACGCTCCCCGGGGAGTCGCTCGCGAGACTCTGGGGGCCGGAGGGGACTCGGCGCGGCGACCCGACGCCGGCGGTCAGCCGGGCGCTGTCGGAGGTCGTCCCGCTGGACGCGTTCGGGGCAGATCCGAGCGAGTGGGTCCACGCGCCGAGGTGGCCGATCGTCGGCCTGACGGAGGCCGGCTGGTCCTACATCCGCCGGGAGAAGGAGGGGACCGAGGCGCTGCACGACCTCGCGAAGGATCCTCGCCAGCGGGACGACCTCGCGGCGGATCCGTCGCTGCGGCCCAGGCTGGAAGAGATGCATCGCGATGCGGACCGGCTCACCGAGGGGCCCCTGTCCCCTTCCCGATTCCGCCCGTGA
- a CDS encoding cytidylate kinase-like family protein: MYTREQAFRIASALMRSGEHPRAVQPEMPPPSFSVALSREAGSGGLLIAREVGRRLNWPVYDHELLAELARELNVHVDSLEAVDERPQNWLVECLEAFAAGANVTEANYFRVLVRMLLTLGARGECIIVGRGATVVLPPESTLRVRVVASRADRIALIRRERGLDDAGAARYVDATDQERARFLRSHFRKDLADALGYDLILNASRFSVEECAEMVIEGLQRMQARHASPKRGHAPQPAPATSAG; this comes from the coding sequence ATGTACACGAGAGAGCAGGCCTTCCGGATCGCCTCGGCGCTGATGCGATCCGGCGAGCATCCCCGCGCCGTCCAGCCCGAGATGCCGCCCCCGTCCTTCTCGGTGGCGCTCAGCCGGGAGGCCGGCTCCGGCGGCCTCCTGATCGCCCGCGAGGTCGGCCGGCGGCTGAACTGGCCGGTGTATGACCACGAGCTGCTCGCCGAGCTCGCCCGCGAGCTCAACGTCCACGTCGATTCGCTGGAGGCCGTGGACGAGCGCCCGCAGAACTGGCTCGTGGAATGCCTCGAGGCCTTCGCGGCCGGGGCGAACGTCACCGAGGCCAACTACTTCCGCGTCCTGGTCCGCATGCTCCTGACCCTGGGGGCCCGCGGGGAGTGCATCATCGTCGGTCGCGGCGCCACGGTGGTTCTGCCCCCGGAGTCGACGCTGCGCGTGCGCGTCGTGGCCTCGCGCGCGGACCGGATCGCGCTGATCCGCCGGGAGCGCGGGCTCGACGACGCCGGGGCGGCCCGCTACGTCGATGCGACGGACCAGGAGCGGGCCCGCTTCCTCAGGTCGCACTTCCGCAAGGACCTGGCCGATGCCCTGGGGTACGACCTGATCCTCAATGCGTCCCGCTTCTCCGTCGAGGAGTGCGCGGAGATGGTCATCGAGGGCCTCCAGCGGATGCAGGCCCGCCACGCGTCGCCGAAGCGCGGGCACGCGCCACAGCCGGCCCCCGCGACGTCCGCCGGGTGA
- a CDS encoding glycosyltransferase family 39 protein: MASFCLALMLTTEPYLVIVWDEGYTLGREERIRQWFAAMGRPASYASGWRPPYEELVPPNRLIAPRPEEMDSRAKLLRPPAIDWFWPFAREEPDGHPPVYALVGLAGDILTPWREPLPKARLGPMLVFSLTCGAIFAFLRRRFGSWAAAAAAGAWMAQPHLFALAHYATYDGLLTSFWTLACLSFVKAIEVEPGRPGERPRPGWILAFAALIALAMGTKFTGWLLPVPFLAWSAVARSRGGALTLLAGCVLAIPLLVLLVPPWWHDPILGVDRFLRSNLTRAQTTPLKTLFLGRIYDTPGESLPWYNTIVWTVLATPAGFLILAVAGVAWTLARERRDAVGTLFVIHWAFLLALRALPHTPGHDGVRQFLPAFGILAVLVGLGAGWVVGRLGWVGGLLIVVAVVEGGVTVGVMIPVPLSYFNPVFGGLPGAVRMGMEPTYYWDALQPEVLDWLNEHSPPGRKVRFARYPTSWLYLRRTGGLRPGILPSDPGDFAWYVVQNRPGDLSPLDRHLIAHAAPAKVYGRFGVPLIWVFPYDEVLKWQAIGEGRATAEGGAGSGGG, encoded by the coding sequence GTGGCGTCGTTTTGCCTGGCGCTCATGCTCACCACCGAGCCCTACCTGGTCATCGTCTGGGACGAGGGCTACACCCTGGGCCGCGAGGAACGGATCCGGCAGTGGTTCGCCGCAATGGGTCGGCCGGCCTCGTACGCGAGCGGATGGAGGCCGCCCTACGAAGAACTCGTCCCCCCGAACCGCCTCATCGCGCCGCGGCCCGAGGAGATGGACAGCCGCGCGAAGCTGCTCCGCCCGCCGGCGATCGACTGGTTCTGGCCCTTCGCCCGCGAGGAGCCGGACGGGCATCCGCCGGTGTATGCCCTGGTGGGCCTGGCGGGCGACATCTTGACCCCCTGGCGCGAGCCGTTGCCGAAGGCTCGCCTGGGGCCGATGCTCGTGTTCAGCCTGACGTGCGGGGCGATCTTCGCGTTCCTTCGCAGGCGTTTCGGATCCTGGGCGGCCGCAGCCGCGGCCGGCGCCTGGATGGCCCAGCCGCACCTCTTCGCCCTGGCGCACTACGCGACTTACGACGGGCTGTTGACGAGCTTCTGGACCCTCGCCTGCCTGTCCTTCGTCAAGGCCATCGAGGTCGAGCCGGGCCGCCCGGGGGAGCGGCCTCGGCCGGGGTGGATCCTCGCCTTCGCCGCGCTGATCGCGCTGGCGATGGGGACCAAATTCACCGGCTGGCTGCTGCCGGTCCCCTTCCTGGCGTGGTCGGCCGTCGCCCGGAGCCGCGGCGGTGCGCTCACGCTCCTGGCGGGCTGCGTCCTGGCGATCCCCCTGCTGGTCCTGCTGGTCCCGCCGTGGTGGCATGACCCGATCCTGGGCGTCGATCGGTTCCTGCGATCGAACCTGACGAGGGCGCAGACGACGCCCCTGAAGACGCTCTTCCTGGGGCGGATCTACGACACGCCCGGAGAGTCGCTCCCCTGGTACAACACGATCGTCTGGACGGTGCTGGCGACACCCGCCGGCTTCCTGATCCTGGCCGTCGCGGGGGTTGCCTGGACGCTTGCGAGGGAGAGGAGAGATGCGGTCGGGACGCTCTTCGTCATCCACTGGGCCTTCCTCTTGGCGTTGAGGGCCCTCCCGCACACCCCGGGACACGACGGCGTGCGCCAGTTCCTGCCGGCGTTCGGCATCCTGGCGGTACTTGTCGGGCTCGGTGCGGGATGGGTCGTGGGCCGCCTTGGTTGGGTGGGCGGCCTGCTCATCGTCGTCGCGGTCGTCGAGGGAGGCGTGACCGTCGGCGTGATGATACCGGTGCCCCTTTCCTATTTCAATCCGGTGTTCGGAGGACTTCCCGGCGCCGTTCGGATGGGGATGGAGCCGACGTATTACTGGGACGCGCTCCAGCCCGAAGTCCTCGACTGGTTGAATGAACATTCCCCGCCGGGCCGGAAGGTGCGGTTCGCCCGCTATCCCACCTCGTGGCTCTATCTGAGGCGGACCGGCGGGCTCCGGCCGGGCATCCTGCCGAGCGACCCGGGTGATTTCGCCTGGTACGTGGTCCAGAATCGCCCGGGGGACCTCAGCCCGCTGGACCGGCACCTCATCGCCCACGCCGCCCCGGCGAAGGTCTACGGCCGGTTCGGCGTCCCCCTGATCTGGGTCTTCCCGTACGATGAGGTCCTGAAATGGCAGGCGATCGGGGAGGGGCGGGCGACGGCCGAGGGCGGGGCGGGGAGCGGGGGAGGATGA
- a CDS encoding sulfatase, which translates to MILPSMALGLCGGFLEVGLIVLRKYSWNESSSFEAGSDFAWTVPLVHMGTLSLVGLAIAIAGRILPGRISPRAASWLVVTLALWLALLRLPLYGAATFLLAAGLARPSGLWLARMVFRSPRRTVLALSVLMGLLVSLAAITSVRWAFRERTTRAALPLAPSSARNVLLIVWDTVRASSLSAYGYPRETTPNLQRWARRGVRFDRAAVTAPWTFPSHASFLTGEWPFRINSQWEHHLDPSVPTLSAALASRGYETAGFAANTSFCSYENGLNRGFLHYEDYPLTPTSALGRTAAGNWLLRQVAYRDDYFEQKWIERQSRDGARLNEAFLRWLAGRRVDRPFFAFLNYYDAHDPYIPPRAFAGRFGTRPQGPADEEFLMQFARPTRNFGLREAVLARDCYDDCIASLDDQLGRLLGELDRLGTLANTTVIVTSDHGEAFGEHGRFGHGGSVYMEEVWVPLVIVSPDAPAGRTIAEPVSLRDLPATAVDLAGLREELRFPGHSLATCWGGERSVPGGPVSYAFSELVYDPKAVELDDARKSRRLKFSMMAGGHHYVRDGLGGEQLFEVGRDPQETFDRAAEADSQPSLAACRGLLLKQLDAERGAGIIEDAYLRRFRDSLRSAAMPGRPGP; encoded by the coding sequence ATGATCCTGCCGTCGATGGCCCTGGGGCTCTGCGGCGGGTTCCTCGAGGTGGGCCTCATCGTCCTCAGGAAGTACTCCTGGAACGAATCGAGCTCGTTCGAGGCCGGCTCTGATTTCGCCTGGACGGTGCCGCTCGTCCACATGGGCACCCTGTCGCTCGTCGGCCTGGCGATCGCCATCGCGGGGCGCATCCTGCCGGGGCGGATCTCTCCCAGGGCCGCATCGTGGCTCGTCGTGACGCTCGCCCTCTGGCTGGCGTTGCTGCGACTGCCGCTCTACGGCGCGGCCACCTTCCTCCTGGCCGCGGGGCTGGCCCGCCCATCGGGCCTTTGGCTGGCCCGGATGGTCTTCCGATCTCCAAGGAGGACGGTGCTCGCGCTCTCGGTGCTCATGGGCCTGCTGGTCTCGCTCGCGGCGATCACCTCCGTGCGCTGGGCCTTCCGGGAGCGGACGACGAGGGCGGCCCTGCCCCTCGCCCCTTCCTCGGCGCGAAACGTCCTCCTGATCGTCTGGGACACGGTCCGGGCCTCGAGCCTCTCGGCCTACGGCTATCCCCGCGAGACGACGCCGAACCTTCAACGCTGGGCTCGCCGGGGAGTTCGGTTCGACCGCGCGGCCGTCACCGCGCCATGGACGTTTCCATCTCACGCCAGCTTCCTCACCGGCGAATGGCCCTTCCGAATCAATTCGCAGTGGGAACATCACCTCGACCCGTCGGTGCCCACGCTGTCCGCGGCTCTCGCGAGCCGGGGCTACGAGACGGCCGGATTCGCGGCCAACACCAGTTTCTGCAGCTACGAGAACGGGCTAAATCGCGGATTCCTCCACTACGAGGACTACCCCCTGACTCCGACCTCGGCGCTCGGCCGGACGGCGGCGGGGAACTGGCTACTCCGGCAGGTCGCCTACCGGGATGATTACTTCGAGCAGAAATGGATCGAGCGGCAGTCACGCGATGGGGCGAGACTCAACGAGGCATTCCTGCGCTGGCTGGCCGGCCGGAGGGTTGATCGCCCCTTCTTCGCATTCCTGAACTATTACGATGCCCACGACCCGTACATTCCGCCGAGGGCGTTCGCGGGTCGGTTCGGCACCCGGCCGCAGGGGCCCGCCGACGAGGAATTCCTGATGCAGTTCGCCCGTCCCACTCGGAACTTCGGCCTGAGGGAGGCCGTCCTGGCACGCGACTGCTACGACGACTGCATCGCGTCGCTCGACGACCAACTCGGTCGGTTGCTGGGGGAGCTGGACCGGCTGGGCACGCTCGCCAACACCACCGTGATTGTCACGTCGGATCACGGCGAGGCGTTCGGCGAGCATGGCCGTTTCGGGCACGGTGGCAGCGTTTATATGGAGGAGGTGTGGGTCCCGCTGGTCATCGTCTCCCCCGATGCACCGGCGGGTCGAACGATCGCCGAGCCGGTCAGCCTGCGCGACCTCCCGGCGACCGCGGTGGACCTCGCGGGGCTGCGCGAGGAATTGCGCTTCCCCGGACATTCGCTCGCCACCTGCTGGGGCGGCGAACGGAGCGTGCCTGGGGGGCCGGTTTCCTACGCCTTCTCCGAGCTGGTGTACGACCCGAAGGCAGTCGAGCTCGACGACGCTCGGAAGTCTCGTCGCCTCAAGTTCTCGATGATGGCGGGCGGCCATCATTATGTGAGGGACGGCCTCGGCGGCGAACAGCTCTTCGAAGTGGGGCGGGATCCGCAGGAGACGTTCGACCGTGCGGCCGAGGCCGATTCGCAGCCGTCGCTGGCTGCATGTCGCGGGCTGCTGCTGAAACAGCTCGACGCCGAGCGAGGCGCCGGGATTATCGAGGACGCCTATCTTCGGCGGTTCCGGGACTCCCTCCGATCGGCCGCGATGCCGGGCCGCCCCGGGCCCTGA
- a CDS encoding DUF1559 domain-containing protein: MPRRRTGFTLIELLVVIAIIAVLIALLLPAVQSAREAARRAQCINNLKQLGLAAHNYLSQNNVLPQHTTFPAGQIQSWGWSYSWAMAVAPFLEQGTMFNNFNFSAGMFGNSATQSAPGGMTLQHGNDTIVSMQLAALICPSDSVSEGPQPGYGRSNYVGNMGGPGQMGMFTGTIVSGSIGWGPDTGNAGVVGLQKITDGTSNTALFSERLVGLRNAAPAQVTRASNNFKRATFDAPTPSVNAGQGTGLAGAQAFVQACQGLPGTTAARNTWGSGSYWFAGYPLHVVVNDYLHAGPPNGPACNNTQGSFVSLSWLSFVQPHGSAPPTSNHPGGVNICFSDGSVKFIKDTVGLQPWWALGTRSGGEVISADSY; this comes from the coding sequence ATGCCGAGGCGCAGGACTGGTTTCACGCTCATCGAGTTGCTCGTGGTCATCGCGATCATCGCGGTGCTCATCGCGCTGCTGCTCCCCGCGGTGCAGAGCGCCCGCGAGGCGGCTCGCCGCGCCCAGTGCATCAACAACCTGAAGCAGCTCGGCCTCGCGGCCCACAACTACCTCTCGCAGAACAACGTCCTGCCCCAGCACACGACCTTCCCCGCGGGGCAGATCCAGAGCTGGGGCTGGAGCTACTCCTGGGCCATGGCGGTCGCCCCCTTCCTGGAGCAGGGGACGATGTTCAACAACTTCAATTTCTCTGCCGGGATGTTCGGGAATTCGGCCACGCAATCCGCACCGGGCGGCATGACCCTGCAGCACGGTAATGACACCATCGTGTCCATGCAGCTCGCCGCATTGATCTGCCCGTCCGACTCCGTGAGCGAAGGCCCCCAGCCGGGATACGGTCGATCCAACTACGTCGGAAACATGGGCGGTCCGGGTCAGATGGGGATGTTCACGGGCACGATCGTCTCGGGGTCGATCGGATGGGGCCCGGACACCGGCAACGCCGGCGTCGTCGGCCTCCAGAAGATCACCGACGGGACGTCCAATACGGCCCTATTCAGCGAACGGCTCGTGGGTTTGAGGAACGCCGCCCCAGCCCAGGTGACCCGCGCGAGCAACAATTTCAAGCGTGCGACCTTCGACGCGCCGACGCCGTCGGTGAACGCGGGGCAAGGGACAGGGTTGGCGGGTGCTCAAGCCTTCGTCCAGGCTTGCCAGGGCCTGCCCGGCACGACCGCGGCCAGGAACACCTGGGGGAGCGGCTCGTACTGGTTCGCCGGCTATCCCCTGCACGTCGTCGTCAACGACTACCTGCATGCCGGCCCGCCCAATGGCCCCGCCTGCAACAACACGCAGGGTTCGTTCGTCTCCCTATCCTGGCTCTCGTTCGTCCAGCCTCACGGCTCGGCGCCCCCGACGAGCAACCACCCCGGCGGCGTCAACATCTGCTTCTCCGACGGATCCGTCAAGTTCATCAAGGACACGGTGGGCCTCCAGCCGTGGTGGGCATTGGGGACCCGCTCCGGCGGTGAGGTCATCAGCGCCGATAGCTACTGA